A stretch of the Archangium violaceum genome encodes the following:
- a CDS encoding helix-turn-helix domain-containing protein yields the protein MSELGKRIGQRIRELRTQRPERWTQEELAERAQISVSFLSMIERGERVAHVETLAALANALGVSLGELFAGTEETPAQTEDLLRPLSDFARARGLTARDVDRLLGVARAMFSGSAA from the coding sequence GTGTCGGAACTCGGCAAACGTATCGGACAGCGCATTCGTGAACTTCGCACCCAGCGCCCGGAGCGCTGGACACAGGAGGAACTCGCGGAGCGGGCGCAAATCAGCGTCTCCTTCCTCTCGATGATCGAGCGGGGGGAGCGTGTTGCGCATGTGGAAACCCTTGCCGCCCTGGCCAACGCCCTGGGCGTGAGCCTCGGCGAGCTCTTCGCCGGAACGGAGGAGACACCGGCCCAGACGGAGGACTTGCTGCGGCCGTTGTCGGATTTCGCCCGCGCGAGGGGCTTGACGGCCCGGGACGTGGATCGCCTGCTGGGGGTGGCTCGGGCCATGTTCAGCGGCTCCGCGGCCTGA